The Caenorhabditis elegans chromosome II genome has a segment encoding these proteins:
- the T24H10.1 gene encoding Putative transcription elongation factor S-II (Partially confirmed by transcript evidence): MSALEETQSLCKQVDDICNNGMESVEQCNKLLDQLSKIPMSIEIIQKTNIGIKVNMMRKKVTDDAVAKRAKNIIKDWKNVVDGKSKSQDDGGAPPAKKHRKESVEEAKPEKKKIEAPYKRPEPSSRPEIVAQFASASFPPKHLENDETRLKSAQLLLSALRFGDMPQGTLDPEELAVQIEEKLYSVHRDTNKSYSAAVRSRIFNLRDKKNLALRENVLTGVVRAEKFATMTSEEMASAEIREMRDKFTKEAILEHQMSVQQGTPSDMFKCGKCGKKNCTYTQLQTRSSDEPMTTFVFCLECGNRWKFC, encoded by the exons ATGTCCGCTCTCGAGGAAACACAATCGTTGTGCAAGCAAGTTGACGATATTTGCAATAATGGAATGGAATCCGTCGAACAATGCAATAAGCTGCTCGACCAGTTGTCGAAAATTCCAATGAGCATCGAAATAATCCAG aaaaccaaCATTGGAATAAAAGTGAATATGATGCGGAAAAAAGTCACAGATGATGCTGTTGCAAAGCGGGCTAAGAACATCATTAAG gattGGAAGAATGTAGTTGATGGAAAGAGCAAGTCACAGGATGATGGTGGTGCTCCACCTGCGAAGAAGCACAGAAAGGAAAGTGTTGAAGAGGCAAAAccagagaaaaagaagatcgAGGCTCCATATAAGCGGCCAGAACCATCTAGTCGGCCAGAAATAGTTGCTCAATTTGCCAGTGCATCTTTCCCACCGAAACATCTTGAAAATGACGAGACCCGTCTTAAATCTGCACAACTTCTACTTTCGGCACTTCGGTTTGGAGACATGCCACAAGGAACACTCGATCCAGAGGAGTTAGCTGTCCAAATTGAAGAGAAACTCTATTCG GTTCACCGTGATACAAACAAGAGTTACTCAGCAGCTGTTCGTAGTCGCATTTTCAATCTTCGTGATAAAAAGAACCTTGCTCTACGTGAAAATGTTCTCACTGGTGTCGTCCGTGCTGAAAAGTTTGCAACCATGACCAGCGAAGAAATGGCATCCGCTGAAATCCGGGAGATGCGTGATAAATTCACGAAGGAAGCTATCCTAGAACATCAAATGAGCGTCCAGCAAGGAACTCCATCAGACATGTTCAAGTGCGGAAAATGTGGAAAGAAGAATTGCACCTATACTCAGCTTCAAACTCGTTCTTCCGACGAACCGATGACAACATTTGTCTTCTGTCTCGAGTGCGGAAATCGCTGGAagttttgctga
- the T24H10.5 gene encoding uncharacterized protein (Partially confirmed by transcript evidence) translates to MAALSDTNVPHPKRPRTSTFGVKILVERDSFGGNPEIIKKSLEDICKEAGCFINIDDYPGDRNAKLTITGSLESIMKAVKHENMKCKQIGDYELRGFQSQQIFVFLVQSDSINKHIKTLIGEESGVETNNIIIGEQRVSVAVQSAEVLLKVGVNFENEASSEAFVKIIQVVALDVEENIVFFKKVQEERLTEKSSIQFLEEVNPNSVTRDIMVDVWQKYVKNSPRRDRLRLYSFALAHTPDSRILFDMVRAETNKPMRPGLLAAGLMMENMTGRVTIMKYIRDLSNVSDTRKYFGDAGAKFPSDMSILVQRILLEEKEKDTTAAKRIVGQFLTSNPTILEDKKLELLAIMEEEGSVSGPEQLITDLKTTKPMVENNCKFWADCIAKLTSQKAYRSVRTLSAELLPMCLGTQIFIEVSKCCSIAAKDSKTPNTEDHEIIELNYQHHMKREEDINHED, encoded by the exons atggcaGCTCTAAGTGACACAAATGTTCCACATCCGAAACGTCCAAGAACTTCCACATTTGGAGTTAAAATTCTTGTTGAGAGGGATTCTTTTGGAGGAAACccggaaattatcaaaaaatcattggaGGATATTTGTAAAGAAGCCGGATGCTTCATAAATATCGATGATTATCCTG gtgATAGGAATGCAAAATTAACAATCACTGGATCTCTCGAGTCAATTATGAAAGCAGTTAAACACGAGAACATGAAATGCAAACAAATTGGAGACTATGAACTACGCGGATTTCAGTCTcaacaaattttcgtttttttggtCCAGTCGGATAGCATAAATAAGCACATCAAAACCCTCATTGGAGAGGAATCCGGTGTAGAAACTAATAACATTATTATCGGTGAACAACGTGTCTCAGTTGCAGTCCAATCTGCAGAAGTTCTTCTGAAAGTTGGAGTTAATTTTGAA aatgaaGCATCTAGCGAAgcttttgtgaaaattattcaagtaGTTGCATTAGATGTggaagaaaatattgtttttttcaaaaaagtacaagAAGAAAGACTGACCGAGAAAAGCAGTATTCAGTTTCTGGAAGAAGTAAATCCTAATTCTGTTACGAGAGACATTATGGTAGATGTTTG GCAGAAATATGTCAAGAATTCTCCGCGAAGAGATCGGCTCCGCCTCTACAGTTTTGCCTTAGCTCATACACCAGATTCGAGAATTCTTTTCGACATGGTGAGAGCGGAAACGAATAAACCGATGAGACCCGGATTGTTGGCTGCAGGATTAATGATGGAAAATATGACTGGTAGAGTAACGATCATGAAATATATCCGTGATCTATCGAATGTGAGCGAtactagaaaatattttggcgatGCAGGAGCGAAGTTTCCATCAGATAT GTCAATTCTTGTTCAAAGGATTCTACTGGAAGAGAAGGAGAAAGATACTACTGCAGCAAAACGAATCGTGGGACAATTCCTAACGTCGAATCCTACAATTCTTGAAGACAAGAAACTCGAACTATTGGCGATTATGGAAGAGGAGGGATCAGTGTCTGGACCGGAG CAACTTATAACTGATTTGAAGACGACGAAGCCGATGGTTGAGAACAATTGTAAATTCTGGGCTGATTGCATCGCCAAACTTACTTCTCAAAAAGCTTATCGAAGTGTTAGAACTTTGAGCGCGGAACTACTTCCAATGTGCCTTGGAACGCAGATTTTTATAGAAGTATCCAAATGCTGTTCTATTGCTGCAAAAGACTCGAAGACTCCTAACACTGAAGATCATGAGATCATTGAGCTTAACTACCAACATCACATGAAAAGAGAAGAGGATATCAATCATGAGGACTAG